In a single window of the uncultured Pseudodesulfovibrio sp. genome:
- a CDS encoding CGGC domain-containing protein — MEKILIIGCRNTMDDVCIGCSRCLVAFNRREGQFERYKNQDAEVLGILNCGGCPGASIVQRLAQVKLWNVPLNEQPTKIHIGPCLSDHCSHVDDVITKIQVKSGLEVIEGTHPYMPEKIWA, encoded by the coding sequence ATGGAAAAGATTCTCATCATCGGGTGCCGAAATACCATGGATGACGTCTGCATCGGTTGTTCGCGCTGTCTGGTGGCCTTCAACCGTCGAGAGGGCCAGTTTGAGCGTTACAAAAATCAGGACGCCGAAGTCCTGGGCATCCTCAATTGTGGCGGCTGCCCCGGCGCCTCCATCGTCCAGCGATTGGCCCAGGTCAAGCTCTGGAACGTCCCCCTGAACGAGCAGCCCACCAAGATCCATATCGGTCCCTGCCTGTCCGACCACTGCTCGCACGTCGACGACGTCATCACCAAGATCCAGGTCAAGTCCGGCCTCGAAGTCATCGAAGGAACCCACCCGTACATGCCGGAGAAGATTTGGGCCTGA
- the hybB gene encoding sulfate respiration complex protein HmcC gives MSVETTAAPKKSLFTPFNIIATIILIAGLVVSVMRFTGGLGAVTNLDQNNPWGIWIGFDLMCGVALAAGGYTTSAACYLFGLKKYHAGVRPAILTAFLGYALVVFALGYDVGRPWRLPYPIFVQQGTTSLLFEVGLCVMIYLTVLFIEFTPALFEWLGLKKIRNIVVKMTLALTILGVVLSTLHQSSLGALFTIAPSKLHPLWYSQYLPVFFFVSSICAGLSMVIFEGTLSHKPMHHLMDKEYLDNHDGLILGFGKTASLVLFGYFAIKLIGLAYDNNWHYLATGYGAWFLVEMLGFVALPSFLYAVGVRDKNLTVIRWAAGLTVLGIIVNRFNISMVAFNWQLPSAQRYFPSWGEITVSLFVVTIGVLVFRFICTRMPIFYEHPDYKGEH, from the coding sequence ATGTCTGTCGAAACCACCGCGGCGCCGAAGAAGTCCCTCTTCACGCCGTTCAATATCATCGCAACGATCATTCTCATTGCCGGACTGGTGGTCTCGGTGATGCGTTTCACCGGCGGCCTGGGTGCCGTCACCAACCTTGACCAGAACAACCCGTGGGGCATCTGGATCGGCTTCGACCTGATGTGCGGCGTTGCTTTGGCCGCGGGCGGGTACACCACCTCCGCCGCCTGCTACCTGTTCGGACTGAAAAAATACCACGCCGGAGTTCGCCCGGCCATTCTGACCGCCTTCCTGGGCTATGCCCTGGTGGTCTTCGCCCTGGGCTACGACGTCGGCCGTCCCTGGCGGCTGCCCTACCCCATCTTCGTCCAGCAGGGCACCACTTCCCTGCTCTTCGAGGTGGGTCTGTGCGTCATGATCTACCTGACCGTGCTGTTCATCGAATTCACGCCGGCCCTGTTCGAGTGGCTCGGCCTGAAGAAGATCCGCAACATCGTGGTCAAGATGACCCTGGCCCTGACCATCCTGGGCGTTGTTCTGTCCACGCTGCACCAGTCCTCCCTGGGCGCGCTGTTCACCATCGCCCCGTCGAAGCTGCACCCGCTGTGGTACTCGCAGTACCTCCCGGTGTTCTTCTTCGTGTCGAGCATCTGCGCGGGCCTGTCCATGGTCATCTTCGAGGGTACCCTCTCTCACAAGCCCATGCACCACTTGATGGACAAGGAGTACCTGGACAACCACGACGGTCTGATCCTGGGTTTCGGTAAGACCGCTTCCCTCGTGCTGTTCGGGTACTTCGCCATCAAGCTCATCGGCCTGGCCTACGACAACAACTGGCACTACCTGGCCACGGGCTACGGCGCGTGGTTCCTGGTCGAAATGCTCGGTTTCGTGGCCCTGCCTTCCTTCCTGTACGCCGTGGGCGTGCGGGACAAGAATCTGACCGTGATCCGCTGGGCCGCCGGACTGACCGTGCTCGGCATCATCGTCAACCGGTTCAACATCTCCATGGTCGCCTTCAACTGGCAGCTCCCGTCCGCTCAGCGGTACTTCCCGAGCTGGGGCGAGATCACCGTCTCCCTGTTCGTGGTGACCATCGGCGTGCTGGTCTTCCGGTTCATCTGCACCAGGATGCCCATCTTCTACGAGCATCCGGACTACAAGGGCGAACACTAG
- a CDS encoding sulfate respiration complex hexadecaheme cytochrome HmcA — translation MANGKRILRLTVIVIALAGVLGFQLEAMGMFNAASEDAGRPDVIMIDTIAKLESLNQPAAVFRHDLHTKALKDQGMSCESCHKKDAKGNMTLTFDREENGNRADMSASELKDMYHNGCISCHVKSEEKGFKTGPKAGECRSCHQERPEAADRVPAGMDNMLHYVHWNSPILPTDQGKDTNCGACHKKAGEEDSWRFSEEAKTEPLKDVFHSQCVTCHESLIEKKADRSGPVQCAGCHGEKETAERAVEMGKTLKAMGGSVPRLPRKQPDAALMFHGEPGKVATVVAFNHKAHEAVTDNCLTCHVDGVNAPVDKSYVAMHDESVDTSCVGCHIKEQAKPECAGCHAARSTVKQPSEASCGVCHTKVGADIEPALTAEAPKEMKQAIAQQFIDARSNGQAATVDINDIPDVVTIGTLSDKYQPSKMPHRKIVLKLMEGMKDNPLASAFHTAPKAICSGCHHNSPAYATPKCSSCHTTTDGNRPSLKAAYHGQCMDCHKQMKLEKPASTNCVACHEKKTN, via the coding sequence ATGGCAAACGGTAAACGGATACTGCGATTGACCGTCATCGTGATCGCGCTGGCCGGCGTGCTCGGCTTCCAGTTGGAAGCCATGGGCATGTTCAACGCTGCCAGCGAGGACGCCGGGCGACCGGACGTGATCATGATCGACACCATCGCCAAGCTGGAGTCACTTAACCAACCCGCAGCCGTGTTTCGGCACGACCTGCACACCAAGGCCCTGAAAGATCAGGGCATGAGCTGCGAATCCTGCCACAAGAAGGACGCCAAGGGTAACATGACCCTGACCTTCGACCGGGAGGAAAACGGCAATCGGGCAGACATGTCCGCTTCCGAGCTCAAGGACATGTACCACAACGGCTGCATCTCCTGCCACGTCAAGAGCGAGGAGAAGGGCTTCAAGACCGGTCCCAAGGCCGGCGAATGCCGCAGCTGTCACCAGGAACGGCCCGAGGCCGCAGACCGGGTTCCGGCGGGCATGGACAACATGCTCCACTACGTCCACTGGAACTCTCCTATTCTCCCCACCGACCAGGGCAAGGACACCAATTGCGGCGCCTGCCACAAGAAGGCCGGAGAAGAGGACAGCTGGCGTTTCTCCGAAGAAGCCAAGACCGAGCCCCTCAAGGACGTCTTTCACAGCCAGTGTGTGACCTGCCATGAGAGCCTGATCGAGAAGAAGGCCGACCGCTCCGGCCCGGTGCAGTGTGCCGGTTGCCACGGCGAAAAGGAAACCGCCGAGCGCGCCGTCGAGATGGGCAAGACCCTGAAGGCCATGGGCGGCTCCGTGCCGCGCCTGCCGCGCAAGCAGCCTGACGCCGCACTGATGTTCCACGGCGAACCCGGCAAAGTCGCGACGGTCGTGGCCTTCAACCACAAGGCTCATGAAGCGGTTACCGACAACTGTCTGACCTGCCACGTGGACGGCGTGAACGCCCCCGTGGACAAGAGCTATGTGGCCATGCACGACGAGTCTGTCGACACCTCCTGCGTGGGCTGCCACATCAAGGAACAGGCCAAGCCCGAATGCGCCGGCTGTCACGCCGCCCGTTCCACGGTCAAGCAGCCTTCCGAAGCCTCCTGTGGCGTCTGCCACACCAAGGTCGGTGCGGACATTGAGCCCGCGCTCACCGCCGAGGCTCCCAAGGAGATGAAGCAGGCTATCGCCCAGCAGTTCATCGACGCCCGTTCCAACGGCCAGGCCGCCACTGTGGATATCAACGACATCCCCGACGTGGTGACCATCGGTACCCTCTCCGACAAATACCAGCCGAGCAAGATGCCGCATCGCAAGATCGTGCTCAAGCTCATGGAAGGCATGAAGGACAATCCGCTGGCCTCCGCGTTCCATACTGCGCCCAAGGCCATCTGTTCCGGCTGCCATCACAACAGCCCGGCATACGCCACGCCCAAGTGCAGCAGCTGCCACACCACGACCGACGGCAACAGGCCGAGCCTCAAGGCCGCCTACCACGGGCAGTGCATGGATTGTCACAAGCAAATGAAGCTCGAAAAGCCCGCCTCCACCAACTGTGTCGCGTGCCACGAGAAGAAAACCAACTAG
- a CDS encoding glycosyltransferase family 4 protein, whose product MKILAVSRIPLGGIRTYIRYVYSRLGADVEVTLVACSGPESKALQADAEGYGGRVVLCDNSALSLAQAVRRELRSGRYDILHSHGFLSGTSSYLGSLGLRVPHVLTIHGIVEERFLTGLVGKIKKWVLGWVVTGVDVVHCVGEDMMDHMVEKVPALARHTDRMALVASGIDSKLFASYEGDVEALREELKLEPDTYLFGFLGRFMPQKGLDLVIKAVSEITTQGGLKPFKVICCGSGDYINEYRHEIALAKLEDKFLFLPFRGDPRDVLNLVDAVVMPSRWEAFGLLAAEVLASGKPLIASTCIGLREVVRETPALTIPSEDWQALAEAMRRTVNEDHSKAFREYQPTAIERFDVQKTADGLKALFAELAAKGAPR is encoded by the coding sequence ATGAAGATACTTGCCGTTTCTCGTATCCCTCTGGGGGGGATTCGAACATATATACGTTATGTCTATTCCCGTTTGGGCGCAGACGTTGAAGTGACGCTTGTTGCTTGCAGCGGACCGGAAAGCAAAGCGTTGCAAGCGGACGCGGAAGGCTATGGCGGCCGGGTTGTGCTTTGTGACAACAGCGCCCTAAGCCTCGCCCAGGCCGTTCGCCGCGAACTGCGAAGCGGGCGATACGACATCTTGCATAGCCACGGCTTCCTTTCCGGTACAAGCTCTTATCTCGGCAGTTTGGGGCTGCGGGTGCCGCATGTGCTCACAATCCATGGTATAGTGGAAGAGCGTTTCCTGACCGGGCTCGTGGGGAAAATAAAGAAGTGGGTTTTGGGCTGGGTCGTCACTGGTGTCGATGTGGTTCATTGCGTGGGCGAGGACATGATGGATCATATGGTTGAGAAAGTTCCCGCCCTGGCTCGGCATACGGATCGGATGGCCCTTGTCGCCAGCGGCATCGACTCAAAATTGTTTGCCTCTTATGAAGGCGACGTAGAGGCCTTGAGAGAGGAGTTGAAGCTGGAACCTGATACGTATTTGTTTGGCTTCCTGGGCAGGTTTATGCCGCAGAAAGGGTTGGACCTTGTCATCAAAGCAGTGTCCGAAATAACAACGCAGGGGGGGCTTAAACCGTTTAAGGTGATCTGTTGCGGTTCGGGAGATTATATTAACGAGTATCGACATGAAATTGCCTTGGCCAAGCTGGAAGATAAGTTCTTGTTTCTTCCGTTTCGAGGAGATCCTCGGGATGTCTTGAATTTGGTTGATGCGGTCGTCATGCCCTCGCGATGGGAGGCCTTTGGTTTGTTGGCTGCGGAGGTCTTGGCCTCCGGAAAACCCCTGATTGCCTCGACCTGTATAGGGTTGAGGGAAGTCGTGCGGGAAACCCCGGCCCTGACCATTCCTTCGGAGGATTGGCAGGCTTTGGCAGAGGCTATGCGACGGACAGTCAACGAAGACCACAGCAAGGCCTTTCGAGAGTACCAGCCTACGGCTATTGAAAGGTTTGACGTGCAGAAGACTGCAGACGGTTTGAAAGCATTGTTCGCCGAATTGGCCGCCAAGGGGGCCCCGAGGTAG
- a CDS encoding sulfate respiration complex iron-sulfur protein HmcB produces MLRRTFLGLLGAAGASAALVKPTQAGNKHFGPHPDTHGVLFDATRCIGCRQCEQACNEVNELPAPDKPLDDLTVLETERRTDEKTYTVVNKYQTALGPVFRKMQCNHCLEPACASACFVRAFKKQPNGAVTYDASVCVGCRYCMVACPFSIPAYEYDEPLTPRVRKCTMCYPRLMEGKLPGCVERCPKEALVFGKRDELIKIARERIAQFPDKYEDHIYGEHEMGGTSWMYLSGVPFHEIGMREDLGTTSAPELTAGPLAAVPMVVGLWPVLLGGIYAVSKRNAKVANDERVKAVKDALTRAGEEAEKKLHEELGKAEQASQRRIEVEVKKAVEEALAPKEEDAGTNEEES; encoded by the coding sequence ATGTTACGCAGAACCTTCCTCGGATTGTTGGGTGCCGCGGGCGCGAGCGCAGCGCTGGTCAAACCGACCCAGGCCGGAAACAAGCACTTCGGCCCGCACCCCGACACCCACGGCGTGCTCTTTGACGCCACCCGCTGTATCGGCTGCCGCCAGTGCGAGCAGGCCTGCAACGAGGTCAACGAGCTGCCCGCACCCGATAAACCGCTCGACGATCTGACCGTGCTCGAAACCGAGCGCCGGACCGACGAGAAGACCTATACGGTGGTCAACAAGTACCAGACCGCCCTGGGCCCGGTGTTCCGCAAGATGCAGTGCAACCACTGCCTGGAACCGGCCTGTGCCTCAGCCTGCTTCGTGCGGGCCTTCAAGAAGCAGCCCAACGGCGCCGTCACCTACGACGCCTCGGTCTGCGTCGGCTGCCGCTACTGCATGGTGGCCTGCCCGTTCTCGATCCCGGCTTACGAATACGACGAACCGCTGACCCCCCGGGTCCGCAAGTGCACCATGTGCTACCCCCGCCTCATGGAAGGCAAGCTCCCCGGCTGTGTGGAGCGCTGCCCCAAGGAGGCCCTGGTCTTCGGCAAGCGTGACGAGCTGATCAAGATCGCCCGCGAGCGCATCGCCCAGTTCCCCGACAAGTACGAGGACCACATCTACGGCGAGCACGAGATGGGCGGCACCAGCTGGATGTACCTGTCCGGCGTGCCTTTCCACGAGATCGGCATGCGCGAGGACCTGGGCACCACGTCCGCTCCCGAGCTGACCGCAGGTCCCCTGGCCGCCGTGCCCATGGTCGTCGGTCTGTGGCCCGTGCTGCTGGGCGGCATCTACGCCGTGAGCAAGCGCAACGCCAAGGTCGCCAACGACGAACGCGTCAAGGCCGTCAAGGACGCCCTGACCCGTGCTGGCGAAGAGGCCGAGAAGAAACTCCACGAGGAGCTGGGCAAGGCCGAGCAGGCCAGCCAGCGGCGCATCGAGGTCGAGGTCAAGAAGGCCGTCGAAGAGGCGCTCGCTCCCAAGGAAGAGGACGCCGGAACCAACGAGGAGGAGTCCTAG